One Streptomyces sp. NBC_00223 genomic window carries:
- a CDS encoding IS3 family transposase: MSEVYRFIAAEKATYPVTLLCRVLGVPRSSFYAWSDGEDTRRARRRADEALVHEITVVHLASRGAYGVPRVHAELRRLGHGVNRKRVERLMRERGIAGVTRRHRRSLTRPDKQARPAPDLIGRDFTADRPGTRLVGDITYLPTEEGWLYLACWLDLATREIVGWSMADHHRADLVVDALHKAHGRGRLEPDCIAHSDRGSEYTSAQFRSEVTRLGMRASTGRTGSCYDNAAAESFWAVLKAEIGTRTWPDRATARTEVFSFIETFYNRRRLRKHPNWGYLTPHETRQRHTIAA; this comes from the coding sequence GTGAGCGAGGTCTACCGGTTCATCGCGGCGGAGAAGGCCACCTACCCGGTCACCCTGCTCTGCCGCGTACTCGGTGTTCCTCGCTCCTCCTTCTACGCCTGGAGCGACGGCGAGGACACCCGGCGCGCGCGCCGTCGGGCCGACGAAGCACTCGTGCACGAGATCACGGTGGTCCACCTGGCCTCCAGGGGCGCCTACGGCGTCCCGCGCGTTCATGCCGAGCTGCGGCGGCTGGGCCATGGCGTGAACCGCAAGCGTGTCGAGCGGCTGATGCGCGAACGAGGCATCGCCGGAGTCACCCGCCGTCACCGCCGGTCGCTGACCCGGCCGGACAAGCAGGCGCGGCCCGCACCGGACCTGATCGGCCGTGACTTCACCGCGGACCGGCCCGGCACCCGCCTGGTCGGCGACATCACCTACCTGCCGACCGAGGAGGGCTGGCTCTACCTCGCCTGCTGGCTGGACCTGGCCACCCGCGAGATCGTCGGCTGGTCGATGGCCGACCACCACCGCGCCGACCTGGTCGTCGACGCCCTGCACAAGGCCCACGGACGCGGTCGCCTGGAACCGGACTGCATCGCGCACAGCGACCGCGGAAGCGAATACACCTCGGCTCAATTCCGCAGCGAGGTAACCAGGTTGGGCATGAGGGCGAGCACCGGACGCACCGGCTCGTGTTACGACAACGCCGCAGCCGAGAGCTTCTGGGCGGTTCTCAAAGCCGAGATCGGCACCCGGACCTGGCCCGACAGGGCAACCGCCCGCACCGAGGTCTTCTCCTTCATCGAGACCTTCTACAACCGGCGCCGACTACGCAAACACCCCAACTGGGGCTACCTGACCCCGCACGAGACCCGACAGCGGCACACCATCGCCGCATAA
- a CDS encoding IS3 family transposase produces the protein MDTAFIGVEAELGITAACRLTGRSRATHYRGLKPLTVRAPRAHVQAQPSALTAEERSAVLELMNSGEYAELAPAQIWARELDEGRYHCSISTMYRILREHGQAGERRRQATHPARAVPEPVATAPSQVFTWDITKVAGPDKGIWYHAYVVIDIFSRYIVGHTVERAESAARAEELIRDTIARNGIVPETVHADRGTSMTSKKVSQLLIDPGVTRSHSRPRISNDNPYSEAQFKTAKYTAGYPNRFDSLAHAREWFDAFTSYYNHQHRHSGIGWHTPASVHFGTADEVRDQRAVTLATAYGRHPERFGRRPRPPEIPQQAWINDPAKRTDPTPQIP, from the coding sequence GTGGACACCGCGTTCATTGGCGTCGAAGCCGAGCTGGGCATCACGGCCGCGTGCCGGCTGACCGGCCGCTCCAGAGCCACCCACTACCGCGGCCTCAAGCCCCTGACCGTCCGCGCACCCCGCGCCCACGTGCAGGCGCAGCCGTCGGCCCTGACGGCCGAAGAGCGCTCTGCGGTGCTGGAGTTGATGAACAGCGGCGAGTACGCCGAGCTGGCGCCCGCACAGATCTGGGCCCGGGAACTGGACGAGGGCCGCTACCACTGCTCGATCTCGACGATGTACCGGATCCTGCGCGAACACGGCCAGGCCGGAGAACGCCGCCGTCAGGCCACCCATCCGGCCAGGGCGGTGCCCGAACCGGTCGCCACCGCCCCCTCGCAGGTCTTCACCTGGGACATCACCAAGGTGGCAGGTCCGGACAAGGGCATCTGGTACCACGCCTACGTCGTCATCGACATCTTCAGCCGCTACATCGTCGGCCACACCGTCGAACGAGCCGAATCCGCCGCACGCGCCGAGGAGCTGATCCGCGACACCATCGCCCGCAACGGCATCGTCCCCGAGACCGTCCACGCCGACCGCGGCACCTCCATGACCTCCAAGAAGGTCTCCCAGCTCCTGATCGACCCCGGCGTCACCCGAAGCCATTCCCGGCCGCGCATCTCCAACGACAACCCCTACAGCGAGGCCCAGTTCAAGACCGCCAAGTACACGGCCGGCTACCCCAACCGGTTCGACTCCCTAGCCCACGCCCGTGAATGGTTCGACGCCTTCACCTCGTACTACAACCATCAGCACCGGCACTCGGGCATCGGCTGGCACACCCCCGCTTCCGTCCACTTCGGCACCGCCGACGAGGTCCGCGACCAAAGAGCCGTCACCCTCGCCACGGCCTACGGCCGCCACCCCGAACGCTTCGGCCGCCGCCCCAGACCACCCGAGATACCCCAGCAAGCGTGGATCAACGACCCCGCCAAACGCACGGACCCCACACCACAGATCCCATAG
- a CDS encoding IS3 family transposase gives MKSSGRICELLKVSRAAYCARRVATPGPRAVRDAELTTQITAVHTRSRGTYGAPRVHAALQHEGAACGRRRVARLMRAVGLAGVHRRRRHLATVPDPRPDLIGRGFQPDPTGLDARWCGDITYIPTDEGWLYLATVIDIASRRVVGWSMADHMRTDLVAEALTAACRQRRPKRPVIFQSDRGSEGGFNWWSQHLVFVEVLDGASSAGSGPGAASEAEVSGASEVSASCRGGVLDGDRQGSSA, from the coding sequence TTGAAATCTTCCGGGAGGATCTGTGAGCTATTGAAGGTCTCCCGAGCTGCCTACTGTGCCCGCCGCGTCGCGACCCCTGGTCCCCGCGCGGTCCGCGACGCGGAGCTGACCACGCAGATCACCGCCGTCCACACCAGGTCGCGGGGAACCTACGGTGCCCCGCGCGTCCATGCCGCTCTCCAGCATGAGGGCGCCGCGTGCGGGCGTCGCCGTGTCGCCCGACTGATGCGGGCCGTGGGGCTGGCAGGCGTGCACCGCCGCCGACGGCACCTGGCCACCGTTCCCGATCCCCGTCCCGACCTCATTGGTCGGGGCTTCCAGCCCGACCCCACCGGGCTGGACGCCCGCTGGTGCGGCGATATCACCTACATCCCGACCGACGAGGGCTGGCTCTACCTGGCCACCGTCATCGACATTGCCTCACGCCGCGTCGTCGGCTGGTCGATGGCCGACCACATGCGCACCGACCTGGTCGCCGAAGCCCTGACCGCCGCCTGCCGGCAGCGCCGCCCGAAGCGGCCGGTGATCTTCCAGTCCGACCGCGGCAGCGAGGGCGGATTCAACTGGTGGTCGCAACACCTCGTGTTCGTGGAGGTGTTGGATGGTGCGTCGTCAGCAGGCAGCGGACCGGGCGCTGCGTCCGAAGCTGAGGTCTCCGGGGCATCCGAAGTATCAGCGTCATGTCGAGGGGGCGTTTTGGACGGAGATCGCCAAGGGTCTTCTGCCTGA
- a CDS encoding GNAT family N-acetyltransferase, whose protein sequence is MTSVDIDLRHFREIEPVWDTLIQVYAEVRTDRLHDPHYSVERYGERLARHASEPGWEAVVGYDGEDAVGYAYANTINQGDRYWKRVTSPVPDSLTEIPTVALKEIMVRVPWRKTGASRRIHDDLLAQRSETQVTLMVNPLAGEGKVHALYEAWGYADIGTSQPSPDSPVLMAMVSTITR, encoded by the coding sequence GTGACCTCAGTAGATATCGACCTCCGTCACTTCCGTGAGATCGAGCCTGTCTGGGACACCTTGATCCAGGTCTACGCAGAGGTACGAACCGATCGCCTTCACGATCCGCACTACTCGGTCGAACGATACGGAGAACGTCTGGCCCGGCACGCGTCCGAGCCGGGTTGGGAAGCCGTCGTCGGCTACGACGGGGAAGACGCCGTTGGATACGCGTACGCCAACACCATCAATCAGGGTGACCGCTACTGGAAGCGAGTCACCAGCCCAGTTCCGGACTCGCTCACGGAAATCCCCACGGTGGCCCTCAAGGAGATCATGGTTCGCGTGCCGTGGCGCAAGACGGGAGCCTCCCGCAGGATTCACGATGACCTCTTGGCTCAGCGCTCCGAGACCCAGGTGACCCTCATGGTCAATCCCTTGGCGGGCGAAGGAAAAGTCCACGCCCTCTACGAAGCGTGGGGCTATGCCGACATCGGAACAAGCCAGCCTTCGCCGGATTCACCGGTTCTGATGGCCATGGTGTCTACAATTACCAGATAG
- a CDS encoding transposase: MSNKQGKRYSEEFKRDAVALARSSSKTVTEVARGLGVSPEGLRSWVKQDKIDRGEGGPGELTSAEHEELRRLRRQNLEQQKTIEVLKKATAFFARESDR, translated from the coding sequence GTGAGCAACAAGCAGGGCAAGCGGTACTCGGAGGAGTTCAAGCGTGATGCCGTCGCGCTGGCCCGATCCTCCAGCAAAACGGTCACCGAGGTGGCCCGAGGCCTGGGAGTGAGCCCCGAGGGGCTGCGGAGCTGGGTCAAGCAGGACAAGATCGACCGCGGCGAGGGCGGCCCGGGCGAACTGACCAGCGCCGAGCACGAGGAATTGCGTCGCCTTCGCCGGCAGAACCTCGAACAGCAGAAGACCATCGAGGTCCTGAAAAAAGCCACGGCCTTCTTCGCGCGGGAGAGCGACCGGTGA
- a CDS encoding ISAs1 family transposase: protein MPSCFRQLGDASGPALPEAAADLRSYLAAVPDPRARRGIRHPWTALLTASAAAVLAGAASITAIGEWVADAPQRVLALLGFRPDPLTGLIRPPHATTIRLVLAAADGDALDRAIGDFLQERKSPAPAPERKVIAVDGKTLRGSRTADRTATALIAAMTHSGEVLAQRQIDGKSNEIPAFAPLLDGIDLTGAVITADALHTQHDHATYLHERGAHYLAVVKRNHPGLHERVRGLPRRDIRLDHIEHTRAHHRDEIRRLKTAAFAHIDYPHARQALQVVRWRRDLGTGKLTIERIHLVTSLPPGAADGSELAARIRGHWRIENQLHHVRDRTFHEDASHIRTRQLPRVMAGLRNLAIGVHRQDGHTNIAAALRHTARNHLRPLTTLGLA, encoded by the coding sequence ATGCCGTCATGCTTCCGGCAACTGGGGGACGCCTCTGGCCCAGCCCTGCCGGAGGCGGCCGCTGACCTGCGGAGTTATCTGGCCGCGGTGCCTGACCCGCGGGCCCGTCGCGGCATCCGCCATCCATGGACGGCTCTGCTCACCGCTTCGGCCGCCGCCGTTCTGGCCGGCGCCGCCTCGATCACGGCGATCGGTGAGTGGGTCGCGGACGCGCCGCAGCGCGTCCTGGCCCTGCTCGGGTTCCGCCCCGACCCGCTGACCGGCCTGATCCGCCCGCCCCATGCCACGACCATCCGCCTCGTGCTGGCCGCCGCGGACGGCGACGCCCTCGACCGCGCCATCGGTGACTTCCTCCAGGAACGCAAGTCCCCGGCCCCGGCCCCGGAACGGAAGGTCATCGCTGTCGACGGCAAGACACTCCGCGGTTCCCGCACCGCCGACCGGACGGCCACGGCCCTGATCGCCGCGATGACCCACAGCGGCGAGGTCCTCGCGCAACGACAGATCGACGGGAAGAGCAACGAGATCCCGGCCTTCGCCCCGCTCCTGGACGGCATCGACCTGACCGGTGCCGTCATCACGGCGGACGCCCTGCACACCCAGCACGACCACGCCACCTACCTGCACGAACGCGGGGCTCACTACCTGGCCGTCGTCAAGCGGAACCACCCCGGACTGCACGAGCGGGTCCGCGGCCTTCCCCGGCGCGACATCCGCCTGGACCACATCGAGCACACCCGGGCCCATCACCGCGACGAGATCCGCCGATTGAAGACCGCCGCGTTCGCCCACATCGACTACCCGCACGCACGCCAGGCCCTCCAAGTTGTCCGCTGGAGACGGGACCTGGGCACGGGCAAGCTGACGATCGAGCGGATCCACCTGGTCACGAGCCTGCCGCCCGGCGCGGCCGACGGCAGCGAACTCGCGGCCCGGATCCGCGGCCACTGGCGCATCGAGAACCAGCTGCACCACGTCCGCGACCGCACCTTCCACGAGGACGCCTCACACATCCGCACCCGCCAGCTACCCCGCGTCATGGCCGGCCTGCGCAACCTCGCCATCGGCGTCCACCGCCAGGACGGCCACACCAACATCGCAGCCGCCCTTCGCCACACCGCCCGAAACCACCTGCGCCCCCTCACCACCCTCGGCCTGGCATAA